The following are from one region of the Hyla sarda isolate aHylSar1 chromosome 6, aHylSar1.hap1, whole genome shotgun sequence genome:
- the COQ9 gene encoding ubiquinone biosynthesis protein COQ9, mitochondrial → MAAVAVRSLAAAGGRRLFLLCGRRQAALTRSPWCSARTLSVTSVVRSTDQKFPPPFPDVSPSDVAEEQSASPPRYTDQGGEESEGYESEEQLQQRILSAALPFVPEYGWSSEAIAEGAKSLDLSAAAAGMCENGGSELVLHFVSLCNKNLTELLEQEHKLVQLGSAEKKPTAQFLRDAVEFRLKMLVPYIGRWPQAMGILLLPHNIPSSLKLLTDMVDDIWHYASDQSTDVSWYTRRAVLAGIYNTTELVMMQDTSPDYEDTWNFLHNRVSEAMTMGESVKQVTATGEAVIQGLMGAAVTLKNLTGLNQRR, encoded by the exons ATGGCGGCAGTCGCGGTGAGGTCGCTGGCTGCAGCGGGCGGGCGAAGGCTTTTCCTGCTGTGCGGGCGTCGGCAGGCGG CCCTGACACGGTCACCCTGGTGCTCTGCTCGAACCTTATCGGTTACCTCTGTTGTAAGATCAACAGACCAGAAGTTTCCCCCACCTTTTCCAGATGTCTCCCCGTCAGACGTGGCAGAGGAACAGAGTGCTTCACCTCCCAG GTACACGGACCAGGGAGGAGAGGAATCGGAGGGTTACGAGAGCGAGGAACAGCTCCAGCAGCGCATCCTCTCCGCTGCCCTGCCCTTCGTGCCTGAGTATGGCTGGAGCTCAGAGGCTATTGCAGAGGGGGCAAAG TCCCTGGATCTGTCTGCAGCTGCAGCAGGAATGTGTGAGAATGGTGGCAGTGAGCTCGTCCTGCACTTTGTTTCTCTGTGTAATAAAAACCTGACTGAACTACTGGAGCAAGAGCACAAACTGGTCCAGCTGGGCAGCGCTGA GAAGAAGCCAACAGCACAGTTtctgagagatgcagtggagttTCGGCTGAAGATGCTCGTCCCGTACATTGGACGGTGGCCACAG GCAATGGGGATTCTTCTTTTGCCCCACAATATTCCCTCCAGCCTGAAGCTCCTTACAGACATGGTGGATGACATATGGCACTACGCCAGTGACCAGTCTACAGAT GTCAGCTGGTACACACGCAGGGCGGTGCTGGCCGGAATCTATAACACCACCGAGCTTGTCATGATGCAGGACACCTCACCAGATTACGAGGACACATGGAACTTCCTGCACAATCGTGTCTCTGAGGCCATGACTATGGGAGAGTCTGTAAAACAG GTGACTGCTACAGGAGAAGCTGTGATCCAGGGCTTGATGGGAGCTGCGGTTACT TTAAAGAATCTGACGGGACTGAACCAGCGTCGATGA